In Manis pentadactyla isolate mManPen7 chromosome 18, mManPen7.hap1, whole genome shotgun sequence, the genomic window AGCGCATGCTGCTCGGTCTGGGTGCCCACGCTGCTGGTGTCTGAGCTGAGCTGCCCACCAGTGCAGCCGGTGCTCTTGTCTTTAAACTTCTTGACTGGCTCGTGCTTCTCGAGGTCAACAGGGGACGAGATCTCTTTAGACTTGAGCCCGTTTGGTTTTGCCGTGTAGCCAATGGGGAGGATGGGCTGTTGATCCTTTGGTGCTAGGTAAGTGGGGTGCCGGTCTGGGGCTGGGAAACTGGGGCTCCGGCTGTGGGAACTTGGATAGTGTAGCTTCTCCTCAGAGGGATTTCTGTTGAAAAAGGACCGTTCGAAGTCAGGGACTTCTTCAGTGTTCAGACTCCAGCTTTTGGCTGGCCAGGGGGTCTGCTTGCTTGGCCTGCCTGGACAGCGCCTGGCTTCCTGGGTCCCCATCACTGGAGTGGGTCCAAAATAGGTAGAGGCTTGAAGGTCGTCCAAGCTTTCGTGCTTTGCCCGCCTTTTGTCAGGAACCGGGGAATACGCAGCATGCAGGTACTGGCTGTTGTAGGGCATCTCAAAGCTGTGATTGAAGAAGGGTGCTTTGTGGGGTTCCTTTGGGGTCTGGGGTTCCCCACATTCAGCCTTGTTAGCAGGGCCAACTAAACCGGGGGACACCGCCATCAGACTGTGAAAATCCTCTTTGAAGATGTTCCTTTTCTGGACACAGGACTGGACCACGAACGGCCCCTCGCTGGAAATGAAGGTCTCCTTCATGCCCTGGCTGATGGGCAGGGAGTCCTGGTCGGAGATGGACTCGGTCTCGATGTTGGTGGGGAAGTAGGTTCTCTGCATCTCACAGGGCTGAGGGCTGGCCGCGGAGTAGGGGGCCAGGGCCTGCAGCCTGTCCAGGGAGGCCGCTCGGTGTGTCATCTCCTTGCTGACGCCCAACAGGAAGTTGGGCTCAGACGCAGGTACAAACTGCGGGCAGTCCTTGCAGTCCACCTTCTGGCACTTGGGCGACTGCCTGGTGGGGTAGCCCCGGCTAAAAGGCCGCCCGCCCGGCTCACAGTTCAGGGGCTCACACTCGACTGCGCCGCAGATCTCCATGTCTGAGCTGCACGATTCAAAGGGTGCCTCCTTCTGGCGCACCTCCTGCCGGCCCGCGGGTGGCTTCTCCTTGGCCACAGCCCCGCTCATTCGGATCAGGTTGAACATCGTTACAATGTCCGCTGCCACCATGATCTTCTTTGATTGCTGGTTACTCACAGAGCACTTCATCTTGTCTTTGAATAACGTGGCTGGAAAATTGGGATCGAGACAAGCCGTGTAGAAGAGCAGGCTTCTCAGTCTGGCAAGCTGTGACAGGTCAAAGCGGGCACACAGGGATTTGCACAGGTCCTGGTAGGAGACGGTATTTTGCTTGCTGTCCAGCTCCTCCAAGACCTTCACCAAGAAGACCGACGCTTCCTGGCTGGCCTCCATGATTTAGAATTTCCAAGGCTGACTACACTGAAGCGTTGAATCTGTTCTCCAGCAACAATATCAAAAAAGGGGTAGGGGGAGAGAATTATAAACACCAGTGCAGTTTTAAGTCTACTTTGTAATGAACcacataaagaaatacaaggaaaaactttttagtatattcaaaatGTATTAGGAGCTTTGTGACTCCCCTCCCAGGAATCTACCTTAAAGAAATTATCAAGGACAATGATTCATGTATGAAGATGTTCACTGTGATggtatttataatagtgaaaaaatgAAACATCTTAAATATCTAAATAGGGAAATGAGCAAATAGAACATGTTGTCATACACAGGGagtctttaaaaacattaaatctGCATTAATGTACGTGCTCACAATGGAATAGTACATACCAATAAACAAGAATGAATTACCAGCACATGCAAAGATACAGATGAAGCTCAAATGTAGGAGCTTGAGTGAGGGAAGCCAGGGTCAAAGGCTACATGCTCCGTGATCCCAGTTCAGTGAACCATGACCCACAGCAGTGGTTTCCAGGGCTGGATGTGACGGGGGGATGGCCGCAGAGGGGCCAGAGGAATTTTCTGAGATGATGGAACTGTTCCTCATCCTGATTAGGGTGGTGGCTAGATGACtgcatgcatttgtcaaaactcactgtATCCTAAATTGGATGAATTTTACcgcatgtaaattataccttaattttaaaattacacattGAAGACTTTTTATGGCCAAAGAAACCCCAATACAATAGtgagtgaaaaaaaatgaaaataaatctgtATATGTAATAACATCTTagctatataaaattatatattctcGGAAATGCAAGTGGAAGAAAATAATGTGCACCAAATTGTGAACCGCAGTTACGTTTGGATTGTAAACACTCATCTTCTTCTGAATTAGTGATCTTTGTTTCTCAATATTTTATCACGCAAATTTTCAAACACGCAGCAAACGTGAAAGAATTTTATAGCAAACACTTGGATAACTACCACGTGGCTTTCACCATTTTACTCTGTTATCACCTGCTTAACCATCCATCCCCCATCAAGCCatctctctttttaaatatacttcaAATAAACTACAGACATCTGAGCACTTCCCCAGCGTTTCATCATGCATATCATCAATCCCAGTTCAATCATTGTCTATAGATTTTCTTTCACTATAGATTTACACACAAAGAAGTGTGCAAATCTTAAGTGTGCATTTGCTAAAGTTTCAACAAATGTGTAGTAACTGAAGCCCCTATAAAAATCTAGAATGTTCCCATTGccccagaaagttccctcatgcTCCTTCAACtactgttcttattttttttgtatataatttttatttttctttataatttcccCTATTTTCTAAAATTCCTACAATGAACACATGTAATTTTGTGATCCAAACAATAACAAACCTCACTACGAACTGGACAGAAAAAGTTACCTTAACAAATCTTGGATGGGAAAATGAGAAACATCAAATCAAAAGTTTAACAAAATTTCATAAGAAAAAGTAAAGCTCCTCACCAATGAACATGAACCCAGATTCCTAGACGTACAAGAAAACAATGAATTACATGTTAGCTTCCCCAGTCACACCCGGCTCAGAAAAGGCATTTTGACAGTTGACTCACTGATTGTAAGGCTGGCTTGGTCCACACAGTCTGCTCCCTGCCCGGCCCAACTTTCCCTCTACTTTGCAGGCTCAAAAGCTATAACCCCAGTCCAAAAGATACTTGGAAAACTAAGGCCCAATGGCCCccaaagagaataaaacaaatgcaAGGGACCTGCTAAACCAGAGTCATGTTTTATCAGAAGTAGGATTGGCGGGTGTGTGACTGTCCGGGAGCCACACGAGCCCTCCATGCAAACGGGCCCAGGGACGTGAGTGGCTAAGACACCACGGAGTGTGCACGCGGCAAATGACCATCCTGAGAAACTCCACGGGGGGTTTCCACAGTCTGCcggtgagagacagagaggacaGAGCTGCAGGGGGCTCGGCCGCCAGGCAGATGTCTGGGCTCTGAAACCGAGTCGCAGGGTCCGTGTGAGTGCACACGTTCATGGTGTGGAGGCGCACCCCACTCCCGACAAGGAGGCTGAGGGTCAGAGGGCAGGAGACTGCCCGCCCAGAGAGATGGCCCAGCGCCGGTCAGGGCCAGGATCAGGCCCACAGCCCAGGCTGACTCCACGGCTCCACCTCATGCTGGGTGACGACAGGgagcctgcagccctgccacctacATGTACTGGCTTTGCAGAAAGGGGCAGCTGCCTGGGGGGGAGGCAGGTGAGGAAACAAGGCCGGGTGGTGACTGCAAGCCACATGTGGGATCCGAGGCCAGGTCTGAGGCCGGCTCTTCCCAGTGACAGAGCAAGGGGGAGATGTCAGCCTGCGTCTCTGCAGACCAAGTGGCACTGCCGTGGATGTGTGGGCacagacacacacccacacacacacagggacacacGGACGTCTTCACACAccctcacagtcacacacacacacacacacacacacacacacacacacacacacagacgtgCTCACACACCCTCACAGTCACACGGACACACAGACAcgctcacacaccctcacactcacacatgcatgcacacacagggACACACAGACACGCTCACACGCCCTCACACagtcacatgtgcacacacacacagggacacagacatgctcacacaccttcacacagtcacacgcacacacacacacgcgcatgcACACAGACCcgtgccctttctccctgggccTCTCGGCTGCGCCCTCAGGGTGGAGCACCTCCAAGCTCCAGGCACAGCCCCGGGCCTGCTTCAAGGCCAAGGAGCCCACATGCTCCTCCCAGCTGGCATTTGGGAGGCTGGCCTCCAGCAAATCGCCTGCCAGCCACCAGCTTCTCATGAATCCCAGTGACTGCCTGGAGGAGGCAGCACCTGTGGCCAGGCTGCGCAGCATCTGCCCTGGGAAGGACCTGGGCACTGACAGGTGTGAGCCACGGTGCCCACTCACCCGTGAGTCACGGCTCCCCTGTGGGCAAGGAAGCCCACCTGAAAAGCCCAGGAGCAGCTGGGCATCTGGGAATCAGACCCATCAGGACCCACCAGGTCAGGACCGTCAGGCCCCCACCAGGACCCCGTGAAGACCGCATTGGGCGCCACCGACCACCCAGCTCACGTCTGCAGCCGGCAGCCGTCCCTGGGTCTCCTAATCGCCCACCCTGCATTTTCCTAGGGAGGGCCGAGCCCCCAGCGCCCGCACCCCCGGGACAGGCCTCCCTTCCAGGGCCTCGCTGGCCCCACCCCTCAGCTGTCCCTGCTCAGAGCGCAGCAGCCCCCACGGCACACGCTCTCCAGCGGTGGCCAGCATCTGACCCCCGGCCCCCTACCCCAGGCCAGTGCAGAGTCcctgggagggggcagggtgcCAGGGCATAGGAGTGGCGCCCGGTCCTGTGCAGCTGGCCTCCAGACAGACAGAGGGAGGAGCCCAGAGAGGGGCCAGTGCTGAGGGAGGCCCTGGTGGCTGAAGGACCAGCCAGGGGTGCAGACCTGGGCTCGGACTCCAGGCCCGTTCCCACATCTGTAGCCACAGTGTCACTAACAAGGACGCAAACAGCGCCAACAAAGGCTGGAAGGCTGAAGAGGAGGAGGGGGCCTGGTGGCTGAGCCCTCCATGCAAATAAACTGCAGACATCTGAGCACTTCCCCAACGTTTCATCATGCATATCATCAATCCCAGTTCAATCACTGTCTAtagattttcttttctgcaggatggggagggggagctggggagcagggggtGGAGGAGGCGGCTGTGAGACAGCGAGGGGCATCCGGAGGATCCTGCAGGCAGTGGGGGCTGAAGCATGACACGACGGGCCTGGAGGGGCTGGGCGTGCGGCCTCCACCATCACCCGCTGGCAGCATGCACGGGCTGGCAGCATGCACCCGCTCACCGTTCCTGCAGCACCCGTGTCTGCACAGCCGGGAGGACAGCGCCAGGCTCCCCGACCCAGGTCAGCTGTTCCCGCTGATGGCAGGCTGGGGCTTTGGAAAGGGCAGGAACCAAAAGCCCGCTTCTCCCCCAGGACCTCACAGCACCTTGTGCATTTCCCATGTCCTAGTCTGGGCATGACGAGCATCGTTGCTGTCCAACCTACAAGGCTAAAATGAACGTCCACCTTTTCATGACCTTATGAATTTTTAACTAACGTTGATCAAAACAGAGAAGAAGAACGATAGGATTTAGGCCTATAACTCACAAGACTGCTGCGTGAGTCTTGAGCAGAAGACGAGCTCTCTGAATTTTCCCACCAACTCCCTAAAAGGTTTCATATCCCCTTTTGCCAACAACCGCAACATCTGATAAGAAGGAATGATACAAACACTGAACTTGATTAGCAAAACTCCATCGTGAATTGTTCTTATTAAAGCTTCCCTGCATGCTGTAGTGTACTGACCTTTCAGCAGCCGAAATAATGTGCAGAGATGGAAGGTGGCCACGATGCTCTTCGCGCCCCTGAGCGGCGACTGCAAGGGGATTTCTCTGCGGTGTTGGTGCGATTCCTGCCCGTGTGGTGGTCCGCTTATCGCTGTGGATTGCTTTTTTCTCAGGATGGCGTTTGCTGCTGTGATTCAGGGAAACTATGGATTCAGTAAAGTCATAAAATGAAGGTATTGATTTGGGAATCTAAAATTTATGGTTGGGAAATTCTACATTCCCTTGTGCCACCTATAATAAAATGCCAGACTGAAGGGAGACTTTTCTCTCCCAGAGGCAGCTTTCCTCCACAAAATCTGCTGAGGAGGGTAGcaaggagctggggagggggctgcacctctgccAA contains:
- the MINAR1 gene encoding major intrinsically disordered Notch2-binding receptor 1, encoding MEASQEASVFLVKVLEELDSKQNTVSYQDLCKSLCARFDLSQLARLRSLLFYTACLDPNFPATLFKDKMKCSVSNQQSKKIMVAADIVTMFNLIRMSGAVAKEKPPAGRQEVRQKEAPFESCSSDMEICGAVECEPLNCEPGGRPFSRGYPTRQSPKCQKVDCKDCPQFVPASEPNFLLGVSKEMTHRAASLDRLQALAPYSAASPQPCEMQRTYFPTNIETESISDQDSLPISQGMKETFISSEGPFVVQSCVQKRNIFKEDFHSLMAVSPGLVGPANKAECGEPQTPKEPHKAPFFNHSFEMPYNSQYLHAAYSPVPDKRRAKHESLDDLQASTYFGPTPVMGTQEARRCPGRPSKQTPWPAKSWSLNTEEVPDFERSFFNRNPSEEKLHYPSSHSRSPSFPAPDRHPTYLAPKDQQPILPIGYTAKPNGLKSKEISSPVDLEKHEPVKKFKDKSTGCTGGQLSSDTSSVGTQTEQHALEPQKCKDLCASGQGRYSDSHVLKQSDDDSEIVSDDISDIFRFLDDMSLSGSTGVVQSSCYNSTGSLSQLHKSDCDSSPEHSLTKIASGLPSGKGEKGSRPECGHHSEEELKTSVCKLVLRIGEIERKLESLSGVREEISQVLGKLNRLDQKMQQPEKARVPIDMNSLTSEAMSDDSASPRVFRAHGSSRRPKPESTSEWCCSDASGSNSESLRVKALKRSLFPRPSSRSLTEENSATESKIASISNSPRDWRTITYTSRGGLCEEEVKDRGPGDSKDWHRKPKEVDRPYDIPPQHRLPRQCKDSFLVEQVFSPQPNPASLKAHVKSSPLYTDMRLTELAEVKRGQPSWTVEEYARNAGDKGKLTALDLQTQESLNPNNLEYWMEDIYTPGYDSLLKRKEAEFRRAKVCKIAALVAAAACTVVLVVVVPICTLRS